Within Triticum dicoccoides isolate Atlit2015 ecotype Zavitan chromosome 1B, WEW_v2.0, whole genome shotgun sequence, the genomic segment GGCCTATCTTGGGTTGGCCTCCCTTGAGCGCTCCATCCTCCGTCAGCACATGTGCCTTGGCTGGCTGTGTGAGGGGGATACCAATGTGGCAATCTTCAAAATACACGCCGCCCACCACGTGTAGAAGAATCATGTGGCCAGTTTCCGTGTGGGCTCGCTGACCGTTTTTGATGAGGTGGAGATGGCCAAGGCGGCCTTCTAGCACTTTAGCTCCATCCTGGGATCATCCACCCCCAGAGACCACTCTATTGACCTCGATAGCATCGACCCGCGCCACTTCGACCCCGCGGACCTAGAGCACCCGTTCTCCAAGGAAGAAATCTATGCTACCGTCAAGCAGCTCCCCACTGGCAAAGCGCCTGGCCCAGAGTAGTTCACGGCCGAGTTCTTGCGTGCATGCTGGCCCATCATCAAGGCCAACATCTGTGTTGCGTTTGACAAGCTCTATGCCTTGAACGGCATGGGCTTGCACAAGCTCAACGAGGCCTTGCTCGTCCTCCTCCCCACGAAGCCCAATGCGTGCGTGCTCGCCGACTACCGGCCGGTCAGCTTGATCCATCTGCTGGCTAAActatttgtgaaagtcctatccctCAGGCTTGCACCGGGCAGCTCGTCTCCACCAAGCAGAGCGCCTTCATCGCCGGTCGTAGCATGCACGACAACTTTCTCCTGGTCCAACAAACGGCACGTTTGCTTCATAACCTAAAGACCCTGAGAATCCTACTCAAGCTCGACATTGCGAAGGCTTTCGATACGGTTTCCTGGCCCTTCCTTCTGCAAACTCTGCAACACCTCGGTTTTGGACGCCAGTGGTGCGAATGGTTGTGCATCCTCACCTCTACGGCATCCACGCGCGTCCTCATCAACGGCAACCCTGGGCCGCCGGTGGACATGCGGACTGCACCAACATGACCCCATCTCTCCATTGCTCTTCGCCATCGTGATCGACACGCTAAACTCACTGCTACAGCATGCGATGTGCGCCCGCATGCTCCAACGGCTCACCACCCGGCATGTCGCGTCTAACATCTCCTTCTTTGCCAACAACGTGGTCGTCTCCTGCCATCCAACCAGTTCCCATCTGGCCACAATCCACGAGCTGCTCCACGTGTTCGGCGACGCCTTTGGActctgcaccaaattcctcaaatGCTCCGCCACCCCCATCTGTTGCGGCGACGAGGTGACCACGACCATCAGCTCCACGCTCGCGTGCGCAGTCACTCCCTTCCCCATCACTTACCTGGGCCTTCCCCTTTCCATCCGCAAGACCCCCTCCTCAGAGCTTCTACCATTGGTGGACAAGCTCGCGAGGAAGCTTGCAACTTGGAAGGTCACACTCCTCCCCCGCGGCGAGCGGCTTGCCCTCATGCGCCACGTGCTCAGCGCCATGCCCGTCACATCCTTATGGAAATTGCCATCAACCCAACGATCCTTAAGAAAATCATGTGCATCATCCATGACTTCTTCTGGCATGGGCGTCGGGGCGCCAACTCGGGCTGCTGCTTAGTTAGTTGGTCGCGCATCTACCGCCCCCTGGAATATGACAACCTCGGCATGCATGACCTACACCTTGTTGGCATCTCGCTGGCTGTGGCTCAAAGCCACATACCCCTCGCGTCCATGGTACCACCTACAGCTCCCCCAAGATGACGAGGCAAGTCGCTTCTTCCGCGCCTCCACCTCATGGCATCTTGGTGAAGGAAGGACATGCCACTTCTGGAGCGATCACTGGCTTGAGGGGCAAGCCATCTCTGACATCGCCCCCGTCCTAGTCTCCCTTGTTCCACGTCGACGACGCCGTTGCACGTTGGTGCGCGACGGCCTCACCCAGTCTGCTTGGATTGGTGACATCCACGGTACACTTGGGCCACTGGCGATCATCGAGTACGTCAACATGTGGCGTAAGCTTCAGCAAGTCATCCTCACAAGTGAGCCAGACCGTCTCACCTGGAAGTGGGCGGCAAACGGTACCTACTCCGCCAAGTCATGTTACCAAGCACTGTTCCATGGATCAACCTCACAGCCATGTTGGAAACTACTGTGGAAGAGATGGGCCCCCAACTACAACAAAGTGTTTCTATGGCTCGCCTCCCTCGACTGATGTTGGACAGCAGAGCGGCGGATGCGCCATGACCTCTCCCACGACGCCACATGCATCCTCTGTGACCAAGAAACTGAATCCATTGATCACCTACTCATCGGCTGCGCGTTCTCCCACACCATTTGGCACAAGATACTTTCTTGGTGCCGCCTTGTTGCCCCTCCACTGGATGGCGCAACGAGCTTCTTCACCTGGTGGTCTATGGCGTCCGAGGCCTCCCCTGGCTGCCTGAGAAAAGGCCTCAACTCCATCGTCGCGCTCCGTCTGGGCCATCTGGAAGCATCGTAATGTGGCCATCTTCGATGGCCTGCACCCCTCCACCGGCGATTTGATCACTGCTATCAAAGACGATGCTCGCCTATGGGCCAAGGCGGGCGCCAAGGGACTAGCTACCATTATTCCTGTAACCTGAGCTATCTGTACCGAGGCTGAGCACCTCTCTTTCCCCTGCTCACTGCCGCACCCTCGCAAGTGCCTCTTTGTGCATGCTTGCGCGGCTGCGCCTTGTATTTTTAACAACTGCTTTCTACCCTCCTATCAATGAATTGATACGCTACTAAACGTATTCACCGAAAAGGATACAAGACCAAATGGGTGCGGAGATCGGCTAATGGGGCTGCCCACATTATAAAAGATGATTTCATGTTTCGCTGGATTGCATTCAACATGTTGTTGCGTCAGAAATTTCTGGTTATTTTGATtaaatatatactccctctgtaaagaaatacaaaagtgtttagatcactattttagtaatctaaacactcttatatttatttacggagggagtataaaaaagGAAATTTCCGTTTATTTTTAATTTAAACTAGCCTTAATCAATAGAAACTCGCCTGGAAAACACACATGCAACCAGCGTTAAATAGATTTGGTCCAAGTAGCAGGATACTTCGCTGTCATCATTTTTGTATTATATCTGGCACGTTCTTATCGCATGGAGCCACAGGAATGACTTTTCGAGCTTATCACCTTTGTACAGCCTCCTGGATCCACCATCTCTTACCATTAACAGCCACTACAGCCACAGGACAACGGCGACCCCGTCGGCATTCACCCACGACAGCGACGCCCGCCGCACCAATCGGCCAGCCCGGAAAGGGGAGAGAAGAGAAAAGAGCGAGCCCACAGCGACCGGCCACTGCCCCGCCTGCCCGCCCGGCCAGGAGATCCGACGGCGGAGCCGGTGCCGCGACTCCGGGTCACCCAAGAAACCACGCGTCCGGATGCGCGCCGTGGCATCGTGTCGCGCCCGGCCCTACGGATTACGATCTCTTCGACGGCATTCGCTCCAGCAACGAGGGTGACACTGATGGACTACTGATGGTAACAATTGATAATTTGAGTTGATGCTAAGCATGCAAGAACCCGGTGGGAAATTTCCACACCAAAGAATAACCTTCGGAGAAAAGGCGGCAAGAACTTGCGGTAGAATTATATAAGCAGCGAAGCCGGCCAAGCCACTCTGGAGTAGTACCATTTCCGCGTGTATAAAAAGTCAAGAAGCTTCCCCTCTCGACGCTTGTTACTCCGATTCCAACCACCGCCGACCTCACCGCCCGGAAAATCTATGGCCTACACCTCCTCCCTCCACCTCTCCAAGCACCTCCTCCTCCCCAAGCCCAACCGCGCCAGGCCTTCCTCCTCCAGGTCGCCGTCCTTCGTCCGGGCGGCCAGGGTCGTCGACGGCGCCCCGCACGTCAACGGGCACTCCAAGAAAGCGCACAACGGCAAGGTACAGATCAACGGCGCCGGCGCCGACGGCAAGAAAGGGGCCATCAACGGCCACGGCGTCGTTAACGGCAAGACGCACGTGAACGGCCATGACCGGATCCACCTGTCGGTGACCACGGGCGGCGGGGGCCAGGACGGGACGGGCCTCCGCGTGGCGTACCAGGGCGCGCCGGGCGCGTACAGCGAGTTCGCGGCCAAGACGGCGCTGCCCGGGTGCGAGACCGTGCCGTGCCGTGCCTTCGCGGACGCACTGGCGGCCGTGGACCGCGGCCTGGTCGACCGGGCGATCCTCCCCGTGGAGTCCACCATGGAGGGCACCGCGCTGCGGAACTACGACCTCCTGCTGCGGCACGACCTGGTGGTGGCGCAGGAGATCAACCTCTTCGTGCACTACTGCCTCCTCGCCATGCCCGGGGTGCGCGCCACCGAGGTGCGCCGGGTCATCAGCCACCCCATGGCGCTCGCGCACTGCGGCCGCGCCCTCGCGCGCCTCGGCGTTGACCGCGAGCCGGTCGAGGACACGGCCGGCGCCGTCGAGATGCTGCGCTCCAACATGATGCTCGACACGGCCGCCATCGCCAGCCCGCGCGCCGCCGACCTCTACGGCCTCGACGTCCTCGCGCACGGCCTGCAGGACGAGTCCTGGAACGTCACCCGCTTCCTGCTGCTCTCCAAGCCGCCGTCGCCGGTGGCGGTCCCCGTGGACGCGGACGCCAAGACCAGCATGGTGGTCGCGCACCGGGGCGGGTCCATGGCGGTGGTGCTCAAGGTGCTCTCCGCCTTCTCCTCCCGCAACATCAACATGTCCAAGCTGGAGGTCATCAACAACGAAGCGGGCGTCGGCGAGCCGCGGCCCCCGGTGATGATCCTGGACACGGGCGCCCGCGGTGCGCCGACGCTGCGCGCGTTCCCGCACGTCCTCTACGTCGACTGCGAGGGTGCCGCCGACGACCCGCTCGTCCGCGAGGCCATCAAGGAGATCGAGAAATTCGCCGTGTTCGTCCGAGTTCTTGGCTGCTACGCCGCGGACACCAACGTCTACGATCTGCAATGAGGAGAACAGAACAGTGATCCTCCCACCATGGTACTAGTACAAGTGAAGTGATCGAATTAGATAGTTCGGCACAATCGAATTTGGAATTGGACCTGGAAATTTCCATTCTGGTACTCGAGCAGCTGCCTCTACGTACTAGTATTTGTGTACAGATGCAATAAGGCTCTTTCTAGTACTACTCTGCTGTTTAGCTGTGTGCATAGGTGTAAGATTGCTGATGATGCCTAGTAATTAAAGGATGTGTAAGATAGCATTATCATTACTTGATTGCTGTAATTTTTTGTTGTGCTAGATCTGAGGGTAGAGTATCGCTACCCCCCTTTCTTGTGCCTCTCGGTGTTCAACTTGTACGGAGTAGAATACAGACATTGGCACATTGAAGACTGGCTGTTCTTTCCAATAGCAGAAGAAAACTATGTGTAACGATACTGGAATTTGTGCAATACTAGGATGGTGTGCTTTGTATACGAGCTGAACTGTGAAATTTGCGGTGCTTTTATACAAAAAAATACTATGTCTTGTTCTTCATTATACTATTGCTAATCTTCAGTACTCAACGACATAGGAATTTGAATCATTTTGTTCTGTTTGCTTCTCTTGGAGCATTGGCCTCGTCCAAGACTGAAGAGAACCATGATTGTGATTCGACAGAACAAAGATTCAAGATCCGACAAGGGAATCCGAATTCATGTGGAGCACTGCACAGGCCCAGAGAATCTGCAAAATCATTATTCTAGGGTTGAATTGCCATTTTTGCAGTTACAAGTTGCCACTGGTAGCACGGGATATGTGGAGGCCCTGCTCCCTCCAGCCAGTGGCGCGTGTTTCGCAGCAGAAAGATCTGAGCAGACTTAACTTTCTCTGATAAGCGAGGGCCCTGATATAGCCCTACAATCCTCATGAACCGGGAGAGATACTATCAAATTCACCTGTGGGCTGTGGCTGAACCGGGCCTATTTGTACGACTGGCTGTACGCCCCAGAAGTGAACGGAAAACGGACTGCAGAAACTGTCTGCGCGATCGCCGAATCAAGCGAGCGCGATGGCAGGTTCAGGCCGAGATCCCCGTATCAAATGTGCGAACATTTTTCGCGCGTGGCACAGGAGAATTTGGCCAGGCTCGTTGCAGGAAATTGACGCATCGCGTCGCCGATACCCACAAAACTCCGCCAAAAATCAACCAAATTTCCACATGTGTTCCACAGTTCTGTGTTCGTCTATGAGACCACCCTATCGGTCTGCTGAAAGCTTATCATCTGCCCCTTGCAGAACGCATCTCTACCAATGGACAGTTTTGTCCACCAACTAACTGGCTCAGATCAACCAACCCCGTGCCCTGTCGGACGTGTGCGACGCATCTCCACATGGCCTGGAGCTTCAGAGTTATGAGAGGAGCGACCCCTtaccaaactactccctccgttcg encodes:
- the LOC119335991 gene encoding arogenate dehydratase/prephenate dehydratase 6, chloroplastic-like, whose amino-acid sequence is MAYTSSLHLSKHLLLPKPNRARPSSSRSPSFVRAARVVDGAPHVNGHSKKAHNGKVQINGAGADGKKGAINGHGVVNGKTHVNGHDRIHLSVTTGGGGQDGTGLRVAYQGAPGAYSEFAAKTALPGCETVPCRAFADALAAVDRGLVDRAILPVESTMEGTALRNYDLLLRHDLVVAQEINLFVHYCLLAMPGVRATEVRRVISHPMALAHCGRALARLGVDREPVEDTAGAVEMLRSNMMLDTAAIASPRAADLYGLDVLAHGLQDESWNVTRFLLLSKPPSPVAVPVDADAKTSMVVAHRGGSMAVVLKVLSAFSSRNINMSKLEVINNEAGVGEPRPPVMILDTGARGAPTLRAFPHVLYVDCEGAADDPLVREAIKEIEKFAVFVRVLGCYAADTNVYDLQ